DNA from Nocardioides seonyuensis:
AAGCGCCTCGGCGAGCCCGTCCTGGGTGCGCAGGACCCCGGCCCGGGCCGTCATCGTGTCCTGGAGGGTACGACGACGCCGGCCGCTGACGAGCCACGCGGGCCGCTCGTCGGCGACCGGGTCGGCCCAGGGGCGGAGCTCGCCCGGAAGTACCTCGGCGATTCGGCGGGAGAAGACCAGGCCCTCGAGCAGCGAGTTGGACGCGAGCCGGTTGGCGCCGTGGACGCCCGAGCAGGCGACCTCGCCGGTCGCGTAGAGGCCCGGCACGCTGGAGCGGCCCCACAGGTCGGTGGCGACACCGCCGGAGGCGTAGTGCTGGGCGGGGGCGACCGGGATCAGCTCGGTGACCGGGTCCACACCGTGCTCGCGGCAGACCTTGAGGATCGTGGGGAAGCGCCGTGCCCAGAAGTCGGCGCCCAGATGACGGGCGTCGAGCCACATGTGGGGCTGGCCGGTCTCGATCATCCGGCGGGTGATGGCCTTGGCGACGACGTCGCGCGGCGCGAGGTCGGCGAGCTCGTGCTCGCCCTGCATGAAGCGCTGTCCCTCCCAGTCGACGAGGAAGGCACCCTCACCGCGCACCGCCTCGGAGATCAGCGGCTGCTGGCCCTGGGAATCGGGTCCCAGCCACATCACGGTGGGGTGGAACTGCACGAACTCCAGGTCGCGGAGGCGGGCACCCGCCCGCATCGCCAGCGCCATGCCGTCGCCGGTGGAGACGCTCGGGTTGGTGGACTGCGAGAACACCTGTCCGAGCCCGCCGCTGGCGAGCACGACTGCGCGGCAGTGGACTGCGCCGACGCCATCTCGCTGGCCTTCGCCGAGCACGTGGAGGGTCAGCCCGGCGACTCCTCCGTCGGCGGACCTCAGGAGGTCGACGGCCAGCGCGTGCTGGATGACCTCGATCTCGGGCGACCGCTCCACCGCCGCG
Protein-coding regions in this window:
- a CDS encoding L-aspartate oxidase translates to MPVPQRLAAPAPGWVTRADVVVVGSGIAGLTAALRIDAADPSLRVLVVTKDVLNAGSTQWAQGGIAAALGPGDTPEQHERDTLVAGAGACDVEAVHALVTEGPDAVHELIALGTQFDHHPDGELSLTREGGHHRDRIAHAGGDATGAEIQRALIAAVERSPEIEVIQHALAVDLLRSADGGVAGLTLHVLGEGQRDGVGAVHCRAVVLASGGLGQVFSQSTNPSVSTGDGMALAMRAGARLRDLEFVQFHPTVMWLGPDSQGQQPLISEAVRGEGAFLVDWEGQRFMQGEHELADLAPRDVVAKAITRRMIETGQPHMWLDARHLGADFWARRFPTILKVCREHGVDPVTELIPVAPAQHYASGGVATDLWGRSSVPGLYATGEVACSGVHGANRLASNSLLEGLVFSRRIAEVLPGELRPWADPVADERPAWLVSGRRRRTLQDTMTARAGVLRTQDGLAEALAVLAELGAEEAAPGVDTWETSNLLTISTALAQAALVRTETRGSHWREDHPDRDDSRAGHIDSWLDEDGRVTSEWTHAPSTDPSTTGAPA